A window of Solanum stenotomum isolate F172 chromosome 3, ASM1918654v1, whole genome shotgun sequence contains these coding sequences:
- the LOC125857716 gene encoding 60S ribosomal protein L27a-3 — protein MTTRFKKNRKKRGHVSAGHGRIGKHRKHPGGRGNAGGMHHHRILFDKYHPGYFGKVGMRYFHKLRNKFYCPTVNIDKLWSLVPQEVKDKAAASKGSAPVIDVTQYGYFKVLGKGVLPENQAVVVKAKLISKNAEKKIKEGGGAVVLTA, from the coding sequence ATGACGACCCGTTTCAAGAAGAACAGGAAGAAGAGAGGTCACGTCAGTGCCGGACACGGACGTATCGGTAAGCACAGGAAGCATCCAGGTGGTCGTGGTAATGCCGGAGGTATGCACCATCACCGTATCCTTTTCGACAAGTACCATCCTGGTTACTTCGGAAAGGTAGGTATGCGTTACTTCCACAAACTCCGCAACAAGTTCTATTGCCCTACCGTCAACATCGACAAGCTCTGGTCACTTGTCCCTCAAGAGGTGAAGGACAAGGCTGCTGCTAGCAAGGGCAGTGCTCCCGTGATTGATGTTACCCAGTATGGTTACTTCAAGGTATTGGGTAAGGGTGTTTTGCCTGAAAACCAGGCTGTGGTGGTGAAGGCTAAGCTTATTTCAAAGAATGCTGAGAAGAAGATTAAGGAGGGTGGAGGTGCCGTTGTGCTCACTGCTTAG